The Lytechinus pictus isolate F3 Inbred chromosome 5, Lp3.0, whole genome shotgun sequence DNA segment GAACATGTGCGATCTTGGGGGCAATATTTCCAGCGAAAATCACTTCCCCCTTACAAGATTTTTTTGGGTCATTGATCTATTGGAGTCCATAATTAGCGAGGGTCATAGGAATCTTTGGAAGTCAAAATCATGGATTTTACCCATGGATTTAACCCCTGGAATAGTTTTTTTGATAGATCTACTGTGTGTGCAGTTCAGTAGCAGGTatgctcatacatgtatatcacatgCATGCAAGTTCCCCGCCAGTGCGGGTCCATGTAGTTGTGCGGAGGGAGTTGAAGTAATTTTCGTCCGATATTTGGGGTTTTTACTCTATCTATTCTAGAGTTTAGACTGAAAAATCCGCTGTTTCGCAGGAGTTTTgaaacattttctgatttttttagtCCTACTACACAGACGGAATTCTCCCATAAGACTCTTAGTGCCGGTGTTTCACTTGACGCTTAACTGTAGCGTCTATGGAGAAAAGGGTGAGCTACCGCACCCTCTTCGATTACTCTTCAATTCCCCCGTTTGACAGAGAAAACAAAGCGTGTGAATGAAAATTAACAAAACAATCAGGTTACCAGTttcttgaaatatatgatttaagATCTAAAAATTTAATTCCAAAGAGCCGGTGTGGGGTTCCAACGATCGGTCATCGtcatgtttcttttgcagcCAGAGCACACGaatgcgccagccaatcacgttcatgttaccatttttatttcatcataaactTTACAGAGATGCCAAGTTCAAAGACCAGCTATGCATGAGATTTTCTCTTACTCCGCATGAGATCATAGGCATTGTGTATATCGTATGTGGGGATAGGCATTGTACTACAGACTTGAGAGATCTGGGGGATGAGCAAGAGTCCCAAAGGTGGGAATGTCCTGCCTAGTAAAGTGTGAGACTtggtacaatgtacatgtatgtctgttcTTATTAACCCAGTTGGGATTTTATTTAAAAGCTAAATAACAATACTGACTACCAAGTGACCTACGCTCAACAATTTTATCACCAGCCCTTTCAGGGAAGTGCAGAAGAAAAAACTTTCCCAGGGCGGTAGGAATAAATTACAAGCCTACAGCAGGGGCCTATATTGTTATTCTTTACAGTTATAAACAGTAGGTTTCATTTTATCAGATAAATATCAGAAATGAAATAGTTCTACTTGGACTTGTTTTTATTGTCATCTGAGAAATTAGGCATGGAAAAGacttttttgaaaatatcatttcatttttatatattggcAGGAAGTCAAACATCATGAGCTCATCGTCATGGGGAATTCCCCCTCCACCTCCTGCTGAGAAACAAGATCATCTATATTTTCCACCTGGGCACCACTCATCCCACGGGGCACTTGCAAACAGTCTACAGGATGGATATGCACCAGCTGGTTATGCAAATCAACAGTCTATCTCTTTAGAGGAGAAGACACCACCCTTTCCACCATCTTCGAATCAAGCAGCAGATACATTTACAAATCAGTACAGGAATCAGAACCTGCCTTCAAATGCTTCCTGTAACAACTCCTTTCCACCTGCACCATTGGAAAACTCTAACGTGATGGCTCATCCGAATCAACGAGTTGGTCAAGGTTTCCAGCTCCAATCTAGGCCTCCACAGTATCAGTCTATGCCTCCTCGGCCACCACATGGTAGTCAGTTTTGGCCGAGTGGTCCCAGACTCAACTCCGCACCCCCTTGCCCCCCACCTTTTCCTGTTCCACCTCCGCATCGGCATGAGCATCATCCAAGGAGTGATGGCAGAGTTCAGCCATCCACCAACATGGTGAGATACAGCCCTTcacttcctcctcctcctcctcgaaTGTTCTCTCATCAGCCTCAGCATCGATTGCCAACAGATTCATCCCCTGTTGGTCCAGTGCATGGACGGTGGAACCCAGGCCAAGGGCCAACGAAGGCCAACTTTCAGGGTGAAAGTGTTGATAACGGTACCCAAAACAACTTCTCATCACATTCCAAACAATCCAGCGGCAGAAGACTCCAGCATGGAGGCTCCAATCCGGCTCAGACCAGACTCCAACCTTACCAGTCCTTTAGAAGCAAGCCATCAGATAGGAGTAACCAGAACTCGTTCCCTGGGAAACCTGGGATAGTACCGGGACAGGGTGGACTGCATGCCACTGGGCAGGGTATAAAGACAGAGGGTGACCAGCAAGAAGTGAAGGAGAGTGAGGATCAAAAGTGGGTCAATGAGAGGTCAAAGTCCCTCATAAAACGTGGTGTATCCAAAGAAGCAACCAAGCCAATGGTAAAGGTATGTGAGTTTCCAAACGACGTCTAGTTGGCGGAAAGGAATTAGAATTCAAACTTAGGTCTGGTCCTGTTGGTAGAAGAGTGTTTATTCTTTTAAGTTATTCCACATAGCTTTTACATACCTTTATGTCAGCCACACAAGAATTGAAAATTACCATACATGTGCAACCGATAACCCTTCTACCAGCCAGacaatgaaatattaatattgaatttaattaatcAAATTGAAGATAAGTGGCAATATTGATtaacattctaaagatcatttTATCACTCACTTAAGTCATTTCTATACCTTCTTGCACTGTTGGTTGTCCCGGATGCAGTATGTTTCGAATCGGGTTATCAATCAATCCATCTATCTTTCCCTATTTCACTCCTTCATTTGATAGCTGTTTGATGGATcaatggtacatgtatgcatatggGAGGGAATATGATCTTATTAGATTTTGGGTCATGAGATAAAAAAGtatattagaaagtcaaaaaggggcctaagctttcgaaaaaaaaagtatattgtcataaccaggcaaaaaaaaattatatttaggggctacttttcacaaccgaatgcctaaatctgcaacattggacaAGCTCCATCATTGGTGTGAATAGGGGTTTTCCtggagagcgtttcatcaacattttagtCCGAAAAGTTGTTAAATCTTAcatcttttcttgattttgattggctgagaagcactgttactatggtaactgtcggatgaaaCAGGACTTATCGGATTAAATGTCCGACATGTCCTTTCATTAGACGCTTCCCAGGGCCCCCTGCtcccttgtaatttttttttctggttctaACTTTAGGTCATTACATAAATATGAGAATCTATCggtcttaaaggacaagtccaccacaacaaaaagttgattcgaataaaaagagaaaaatccaactagcataacactgaaaatttcatcaaaatcggatgtaaaataagaaagttatgacattttaaagtttcgcttaatttcacaaaacagttatattcacatccttgtcggtatgcaaatgagaagactgatgacatcactcactcactatttctttttattttattatatgaaatatgaaatattcaaattttctccctgttgtcgaGGTGAAACAACgattcattcctccctgaacatgtgcaattagcattgtttaatactatatggttcaatcaagttggtccgtatcgtcaaatctttaaaaaatgaaatattgtataattcaaacaataaaaaacaaaaatagtgagtgagggacatcatcgactgtctcatttgattgtcactgagttgtgcatttcactgttttgtgaaaaataagcaaaacttaaaaatgtcataactttcttaatttacatccgattgtgatgaaattttcaacataatgcttgtttgatttttctctatttattcaagtcaacatttttctggggtggacttgtcctttaacatttAAGGATCAACCCGCACAGACTCTGATCCAATGAAGGCTTTACCCAAGTAGACTGGATTGAAATTGAATCTAAAAGTATAAGTTAAAATTGTCATGTTTCTGTTAAAccactatacatgtatactggtGCAAACTAAAAAAACATgttgagcatttttttaaatcaggatTTCGGTTCATCTTCTGAAAATATCAATTGTCTTTTAATTATGATACATGCTTTCTGATTATAAAGTGTTTTATACCTAGGTCCATATCCCTAATTCCCTCGTTCTCTTTAGATATCTGAGGCAAGGATGCTCTTGACCAAATTCAAGCATATGCTGGATCAGctgaaaaggaagaaagaagaggcGTCAGAAACCCTGATGAAGGAGAATGATGAAAGGAAATGGTTTCAGCTGTGCAAAGAAATGGATATGCAAACGGTACGATTGATTTTATCGGAGATACTAGTTCCTTTCTTCATAGCATATACAGTGCAAGGAATTCCTGCATTCAGTTGAAGCTCATTtgggaaataaaacaaaatcttcaTGTAATGttaatagaaaatgaaatattaccaAGGTTTCCCTTTAAAAGATTGGGCAGTGATGGATCTTGATTCTACATGTGTTGAAGCTGTTAATATGGTATGCACAAACAAGTGTTGTCTGGTTTGCATTGTGTGTTACCTGCTGACCTATGATATGAAGACTCGTCATCCCAGATTGCTTTTTGCAAAACTGTAATCCAGCTTTTGTTCACCCTCATTGTATTCAAGCAGCAGTGACCTTGgtttaaatcaataaataaaatatgagtAACGCACGACTTATTATCTTACactgcccaactttggcaaaaggaagcaagtgacacatcagtcaaatttgagttattgttgtttctgaaacaccctttgtatgttgcacgttcaggcaaaatttggggaagaaattacccttctatggaaagatattgaagaaaatatgctgttaaattgtaTTGACGCCTGTGTAAATGACGAACaaacattgctcatttacaacaaatgatacttttgtattaacttgcttccttttgccaaagtacggcagTCCAGCctaaatatatgaaaatgaatcttTCTATGTTGATGAGGGAATTAAAagattatcatttttcttttttttttcattttggattTTCTCCTTTAGGAGCACTTGTCGAATCTACAAACAAGAATAAACAACCCAGAGTTTATCAAGGGACTCACACGGCAgatagaaagaagaagaaggaagagggtAAGCCCAAGAGAAATGCATCATCAAGAGGGATGATATTTTACGCACACTGGTCaaggttcccacagtcatggaaaatcctggaaaaatttgtggtcatggacATTCAGGGAAAATacagggaatttggaaaatttgtgaaaagtcatggaattgcatttacctcttagctgtggcagctttccagtttgtcgtgtctcgcaactctcatactctgtgatcatactctgctTTTATAATTGGGGTTCacgatttccatttttcccagttttgtgacatcccaaatttTACATAACTCCCGTGACGTcacgggaagtcatggaaaagtcatggaattctgttttcaaatttctgtgggaaccctgactGCTAGCAGGCGGTACAACgacaacattcatcacatagTTTGGGTGACCCTTTTATCCACCTACAGGACAAGTTTACCCTGACAAATAGtttgtttattcataaatcaaaaatttaaaattccaATAACTTTCTTTTAATCTTTATTGGATTTGCCTCAACCAATATTTTACCAATACCTttaccaatata contains these protein-coding regions:
- the LOC129262440 gene encoding programmed cell death protein 7-like, yielding MSSSSWGIPPPPPAEKQDHLYFPPGHHSSHGALANSLQDGYAPAGYANQQSISLEEKTPPFPPSSNQAADTFTNQYRNQNLPSNASCNNSFPPAPLENSNVMAHPNQRVGQGFQLQSRPPQYQSMPPRPPHGSQFWPSGPRLNSAPPCPPPFPVPPPHRHEHHPRSDGRVQPSTNMVRYSPSLPPPPPRMFSHQPQHRLPTDSSPVGPVHGRWNPGQGPTKANFQGESVDNGTQNNFSSHSKQSSGRRLQHGGSNPAQTRLQPYQSFRSKPSDRSNQNSFPGKPGIVPGQGGLHATGQGIKTEGDQQEVKESEDQKWVNERSKSLIKRGVSKEATKPMVKISEARMLLTKFKHMLDQLKRKKEEASETLMKENDERKWFQLCKEMDMQTEHLSNLQTRINNPEFIKGLTRQIERRRRKRDRYRRHRMEEWEMKEEALRVRNEKINASLAAALQSKQEKEQEEVLQKEVDQVLSEVRRKKQDANKTMELYRALRKLRHLRKESAEKKVGYKAPKVLDERFEKKMLFLEEMMNKQKLLYVEEEKALQVMLEEEHEETREKARQKKELKDRKKAEKAWEEQEAVIFGNAEEVELGHPLFMFRQFYQQANHDLQSLINIRRQWDTFIVPESDLAGSRIPVSWVMPSDPSNHIWETAIVDSSGT